A genomic stretch from Phocoena phocoena chromosome 9, mPhoPho1.1, whole genome shotgun sequence includes:
- the ASB10 gene encoding ankyrin repeat and SOCS box protein 10 gives MPGRRSSPPHWGHRLGCLRSASACRVWGPRSCPAWEAPQRSPLLCRDMALQNALYTGDLARLQELFPPHSTADLLLESQAAEPRWISHQRGLWSLTYKEELTTPLHVAASRGHTEILRLLLRRRARPDSAPGGRTALHEACAAGHTACAHELLVAGADPNIPDQDGKRPLHLCGAAGSLECAELLLRFGAKVDGRSEEEEETPLHVAARLGHVELADLLLRRGACSNARDAEGWTPLLAACDARCTSPADAEATATHCLQLCGLLLSAGADADAADQDRRRPLHLACRRGHADVVELLLSCGVSANAMDYGGHTALHYALQGPAAALAQGPEHTVRALLNHGAVRVWPGALPKVLERWCASPRTIEVLMNTYSIMQLPEEAVGLVPPETLQKYHRFYSSLLALVRQPRSLQHLSRCALRAHLAACLPHALPRLPLPARLLRYLQLDFEDVLY, from the exons ATGCCAGGGAGAAGgagctcccctccccactggggACACCGTCTGGGGTGCCTCCGCTCGGCCTCAGCCTGCCGGGTTTGGGGGCCCCGGTCCTGCCCAGCCTGGGAGGCCCCTCAGCGCTCGCCGCTGCTGTGCCGGGACATGGCGCTGCAGAACGCCCTGTACACTGGAGACCTGGCGCGGCTGCAGGAGCTGTTCCCCCCGCACAGCACAGCCGACTTGCTGCTGGAGAGCCAGGCTGCTGAGCCTCGCTGGATCAGCCACCAGAGGG GACTCTGGTCGCTGACGTACAAAGAGGAGCTGACCACCCCACTGCACGTGGCGGCCAGCCGGGGCCACACGGAGATCCTGCGGCTGCTGCTGAGACGGAGGGCGAGGCCAGACAGCGCCCCTGGGGGCCGCACCGCCCTGCACGAGGCCTGTGCCGCAGGCCACACTGCCTGCGCTCACGAGCTGCTGGTGGCCGGAGCCGACCCCAACATCCCTGACCAGGATGGGAAGCGCCCCCTGCACCTCTGTGGGGCGGCCGGCAGCCTCGA GTGTGCAGAGCTGCTCCTGAGGTTTGGAGCAAAAGTGGATGGTCGGTccgaagaagaggaggagacccCTTTGCATGTGGCCGCCCGGCTGGGCCACGTGGAGCTGGCAGACCTACTTCTAAGGCGGGGAGCATGTTCCAATGCCCGCGATGCTGAAGGCTGGACCCCGCTGCTGGCCGCCTGCGACGCCCGCTGCACGTCCCCCGCTGATGCCGAGGCCACCGCCACCCACTGCCTCCAGCTGTGCGGCTTGCTGCTCTCGGCCGGGGCCGACGCCGATGCTGCTGATCAGGACAGGCGGCGGCCCCTGCACCTGGCCTGTCGCCGAGGCCACGCGGACGTCGTGGAGCTGCTCCTGTCCTGCGGCGTCAGCGCCAACGCCATGGACTATGGGGGACACACGGCCCTGCACTACGCACTGCAGGGCCCGGCTGCAGCCCTGGCCCAGGGCCCCGAGCACACGGTGCGGGCGCTGCTCAACCACGGTGCCGTCCGCGTGTGGCCTGGGGCTCTCCCCAAG GTGCTGGAGCGCTGGTGCGCGTCCCCGCGGACCATTGAGGTCTTGATGAACACCTACAGTATCATGCAGCTTCCTGAGGAGGCCGTGGGCCTGGTGCCTCctgaaactctgcag AAGTACCACCGTTTCTACTCCTCCCTCTTGGCCTTGGTGAGGCAGCCCAGATCGCTGCAGCATCTGAGCCGCTGTGCCCTCCGTGCTCACCTGGCGGCCTGCCTGCCCCACGCCCTGCCCCGCCTGCCCCTGCCAGCGCGCCTGCTCCGCTACCTGCAGCTGGATTTCGAGGATGTGCTCTACTAG